A genomic region of Candidatus Dependentiae bacterium contains the following coding sequences:
- a CDS encoding DNA mismatch repair protein MutS, translating to MEEKLTPLMEQYFQIKNKLSNENPDTILFYQVGDFYELFFEDAKTVSSFLAIALTKRGKCKGLDIPLCGIPVHAIRHYLTKLIKGGFKVAICDQLTEPKPGTVVERGITQIYTPGTLTDSLMLDEKAASYLFSFYPMQDQWGLIFGELLTTQLFATVLPQEAFRSLENELARFSPDEIIISNNFKNSSFDSFFKKLGYPTSPTSFENEKDDIAGPQFNKEWLLSQFGEKDFKKIDYFPALQNSIFLFFSYLQRTQNKSIEQFKQIQFYEPEDFLILDSATQKNLELVKNSIDGGRKNTLFEILDNAKTAMGSRTVKKWITRPLIQKNAILQRQEVVTALSNDVQTLQTLEQQLSTLADIERIVGRIALGKAMIQDYLALKDSLAIIDPIKKTVSNLKQFDLIKIISEKLGNFNDLLNLLQNSLNQEITNNFLIKLGFDVELDRLRDLAINAQKAILELEQKEVARSKINSLKISYNKISGYYIEITKTNLHLVPADYIRQQTLSNKERFITPELSLLERDITKAQNEIDAVEAEVFAKIKNQIFEELPHLRQLAHALSYLDALYSFASVAYGNSYVAPQFNESRNILITDGRHPVIEQKLSNKFIANDTTLTDKESLLIITGPNMGGKSTYLRQVALISIMAQCGSLIPAKAASLPILDRIFTRIGSGDNLAEGKSTFLVEMEETASICNQATKNSLVILDEVGRGTSTYDGLALAQAVVEFIYEKIEARCLFATHYHELTHLKDHFDGIQNYYMSSRKTDSGILFLYKIIPGFSQGSFGLEVAKLAQLPVEIISRAGKILQALDIAENKFDQNLFQKQNLQQSFFNQNSDELANEINYLKNELSKKNLIIDEIKKISLDEISPRQALDILWELKKKI from the coding sequence ATGGAAGAAAAATTAACTCCCTTGATGGAGCAATATTTTCAAATCAAAAATAAATTATCAAATGAAAATCCTGATACAATTTTGTTTTATCAAGTTGGAGATTTTTACGAACTATTTTTTGAAGATGCAAAAACGGTTTCATCATTTCTTGCCATCGCACTTACAAAGCGTGGAAAATGTAAAGGTCTAGATATTCCTCTTTGCGGAATTCCCGTTCATGCGATTCGCCATTATTTAACCAAATTGATTAAAGGTGGATTTAAAGTTGCAATTTGTGATCAACTTACAGAACCAAAACCTGGAACTGTAGTCGAGCGAGGTATCACACAAATTTATACGCCAGGTACTCTTACCGATTCTTTGATGTTAGACGAAAAGGCAGCCTCATATCTTTTTTCTTTTTATCCGATGCAAGATCAGTGGGGTTTAATTTTTGGCGAACTTTTGACGACGCAACTTTTTGCAACCGTTTTGCCACAAGAAGCTTTTAGATCACTTGAAAACGAACTTGCACGGTTTTCTCCAGACGAAATAATAATTTCAAACAATTTTAAAAATTCATCTTTCGATAGTTTTTTCAAAAAGTTAGGTTATCCAACAAGTCCTACAAGTTTTGAAAATGAAAAAGATGATATCGCTGGTCCGCAGTTTAACAAGGAGTGGTTGCTTTCACAGTTCGGTGAAAAAGATTTCAAAAAAATAGATTATTTCCCAGCACTTCAAAATTCTATTTTTTTATTTTTTAGCTATCTGCAGCGAACGCAAAACAAATCTATAGAGCAGTTTAAGCAGATTCAGTTTTATGAGCCAGAAGATTTTTTAATCTTAGATTCTGCAACGCAAAAGAATCTTGAACTTGTAAAAAACAGTATTGACGGTGGTCGTAAAAATACACTTTTCGAAATTTTGGATAATGCTAAAACTGCAATGGGTTCGCGAACCGTTAAGAAATGGATTACTCGGCCACTTATTCAAAAAAATGCAATTTTGCAGCGCCAAGAAGTTGTAACTGCACTTTCAAATGATGTTCAAACATTGCAGACATTAGAGCAACAGTTATCAACGCTTGCAGACATTGAGCGAATTGTTGGTCGTATTGCGCTTGGTAAAGCAATGATTCAAGATTATCTTGCGCTAAAAGATTCACTTGCAATAATCGATCCGATCAAAAAAACAGTTTCCAATTTAAAACAGTTTGATCTGATAAAAATTATTTCGGAAAAGCTTGGTAATTTTAATGATCTTTTAAATTTGCTGCAAAATAGTTTGAATCAAGAAATAACAAACAATTTTTTGATAAAATTAGGATTTGACGTAGAGCTTGATCGACTTCGTGATTTAGCAATAAATGCACAAAAAGCGATTTTAGAACTTGAGCAAAAAGAGGTTGCACGCAGCAAAATAAATAGTCTTAAAATTAGTTACAACAAAATTTCTGGATACTACATCGAAATCACCAAAACAAATTTACATCTTGTTCCAGCTGATTATATTCGGCAGCAAACTCTGAGTAACAAAGAAAGATTTATCACTCCAGAGCTTTCACTGCTCGAGCGAGATATCACAAAAGCGCAAAATGAAATCGATGCGGTAGAGGCAGAAGTTTTTGCAAAAATAAAAAATCAAATTTTTGAAGAGTTGCCACACCTTCGTCAACTTGCACATGCACTCTCATATCTTGACGCACTTTATAGTTTTGCATCGGTAGCATACGGCAATAGTTATGTCGCACCACAGTTTAATGAAAGTAGAAATATTTTAATAACCGATGGGCGACACCCAGTAATCGAACAAAAACTTTCAAACAAATTTATTGCAAATGATACGACATTAACTGATAAAGAATCGCTTTTAATTATCACCGGACCAAACATGGGTGGTAAATCTACTTACTTGCGGCAAGTTGCGCTTATTTCCATCATGGCGCAGTGTGGAAGTTTGATTCCTGCAAAAGCTGCAAGCTTGCCAATTTTGGATCGCATTTTTACACGAATTGGTTCGGGCGACAATTTGGCAGAAGGAAAAAGTACATTTTTGGTAGAGATGGAAGAAACTGCATCAATTTGCAATCAAGCTACAAAAAACAGTCTTGTGATTTTGGATGAAGTTGGACGTGGTACAAGTACTTACGACGGCCTTGCACTTGCACAAGCTGTTGTCGAATTTATTTATGAGAAGATAGAAGCTCGATGCCTTTTTGCAACTCACTATCATGAACTTACGCATCTCAAAGATCACTTTGACGGAATTCAAAATTATTATATGTCTTCGCGCAAAACAGACAGCGGCATTTTATTTTTGTACAAGATTATACCGGGATTTTCGCAAGGGAGTTTTGGTCTAGAAGTTGCAAAGCTTGCACAGCTTCCAGTAGAAATAATTTCACGTGCAGGCAAAATACTCCAAGCACTTGATATAGCAGAAAACAAATTCGATCAAAATTTATTTCAAAAACAAAATTTGCAACAATCATTTTTTAATCAAAATAGTGATGAACTTGCAAATGAAATTAATTATCTAAAAAATGAACTGTCAAAAAAGAATTTAATAATTGATGAGATCAAAAAAATAAGCCTTGATGAAATCTCACCAAGGCAAGCTTTGGATATTTTGTGGGAATTAAAAAAGAAAATTTAA
- the mviN gene encoding murein biosynthesis integral membrane protein MurJ, with protein sequence MNDKMTKKSIVQKTLQFGSLTLISRLLGMIRDLLQIRLLGFGAISDAFLVALRIPNTLRKVFAEGALSSAFVPSFVKIVKQDGKEDASRLISISMLFFQAILLLFTIFVVTCPRLIIGLLASGFSEEQISYAVPFVRVLFPFILFISASALLSAALQASNHFFMIAFAPIILNITFLLSIALCFLFKLPVIVYCIGIVIGGILQFLCYLLVYFRFDFSFQKYDANSMVNFKKAISKFGNCLFATSVIEISIWIDTGFASYFEKGSISIITYGYSFMRIPLGIFAIGFATVLLSHLTRTILYAPSRLSFYLLEATKFNFWISLPSSLFLIFVSEKIFSTLMLAGSATNAQILKASWILTIFACAIIFLSWNKVLTNVFYAFHDTWTPTLIGIISTILSFCFNMLSYFYFGKFAIYGIAFSTVLSGITTSILSFLYLHRKHNASLHIGRLGSFASKCLFQLSVGFSLFYIFYLAIFYFISKTSFYSFFYYRIGYWVIVSPLCGATLLFLFFTRKQFGLKIYFLDR encoded by the coding sequence ATGAATGATAAAATGACCAAAAAATCTATAGTGCAGAAAACCCTTCAATTTGGAAGTTTAACTTTAATTAGCCGCCTTTTAGGCATGATTCGAGATTTGCTTCAGATTAGACTTTTGGGTTTTGGTGCGATCTCCGATGCTTTTTTGGTAGCTTTGCGAATTCCAAACACTTTACGAAAAGTTTTTGCCGAAGGAGCTCTTTCTTCTGCATTTGTTCCTTCTTTTGTAAAAATTGTAAAACAAGATGGAAAAGAAGATGCTTCAAGGTTAATTTCAATTTCGATGCTATTTTTTCAAGCTATTCTGCTTTTGTTTACTATTTTTGTTGTGACTTGTCCTCGCTTGATTATTGGTTTACTCGCATCAGGATTTTCGGAGGAGCAGATTTCTTATGCGGTTCCTTTCGTGAGAGTGTTGTTTCCTTTCATACTTTTTATTTCTGCAAGTGCGCTTCTTTCTGCAGCTCTTCAAGCTTCAAATCATTTTTTTATGATAGCTTTTGCACCGATTATTTTAAATATCACATTTTTACTTTCGATTGCTCTTTGTTTTTTATTTAAACTTCCGGTTATTGTTTACTGTATAGGTATTGTGATTGGTGGAATATTACAGTTTTTATGTTATTTGCTTGTTTATTTTAGATTTGATTTTAGTTTTCAAAAATATGATGCGAATTCCATGGTCAATTTTAAAAAAGCTATCAGCAAATTTGGAAACTGTTTGTTTGCGACAAGTGTTATAGAAATTAGTATTTGGATTGATACAGGTTTTGCTTCTTATTTTGAAAAAGGTTCGATTTCTATAATTACTTATGGTTATTCATTTATGCGAATTCCGCTTGGTATTTTTGCAATAGGTTTTGCTACCGTTTTGCTTTCGCATCTTACGCGTACAATTCTTTATGCACCTAGCAGGCTTAGTTTTTATCTTTTGGAAGCGACCAAGTTTAACTTTTGGATATCGCTGCCTTCTTCTTTGTTTTTGATATTTGTTTCTGAAAAAATATTTTCGACTTTAATGCTTGCAGGATCGGCAACGAATGCACAAATTTTGAAAGCTTCGTGGATTTTAACTATTTTTGCTTGTGCAATAATATTTTTGTCATGGAATAAGGTTTTAACCAATGTATTTTATGCATTTCATGATACATGGACACCTACTCTAATTGGAATTATTTCAACTATATTGAGCTTTTGTTTTAATATGCTTAGTTATTTTTATTTTGGTAAATTTGCGATTTATGGTATTGCTTTTTCAACTGTTTTATCGGGTATTACAACATCTATTTTATCTTTTTTATATTTACATCGAAAACATAACGCTTCACTTCATATTGGTCGTCTTGGATCTTTTGCCTCAAAATGTTTATTTCAACTTAGTGTTGGGTTTTCTCTTTTTTATATATTTTATTTAGCAATTTTTTATTTTATTTCCAAAACCTCTTTTTATTCATTTTTTTATTACCGAATTGGTTACTGGGTAATTGTTTCTCCACTTTGTGGTGCAACTCTTTTATTCCTATTTTTTACAAGAAAACAATTTGGACTAAAGATTTACTTCTTAGATCGATAA
- a CDS encoding lipoprotein-releasing system ATP-binding protein LolD, producing MTSSILSAKGIEKFYSQDDQKQLVLRGVTADFEQGKSYALTGVSGSGKSTFLHILGGLDTPTAGDLFFDEENIKSFSQKRKESFLNKEIGFVFQFHYLINEFSVLENLMVPGLIFGENRNFCKQRAKELLSFMQLENVEKKYPFELSGGELQRVSALRALFNKPKFILADEPTGNLDARNAAKMVDLFLKCQHEWGLGIIICSHDPDVYDRMDTIFKLHEGVLSVAKK from the coding sequence ATGACTTCTTCTATTTTGTCTGCCAAGGGTATTGAAAAGTTTTACAGCCAAGATGATCAGAAGCAGCTTGTTTTAAGAGGCGTTACGGCTGATTTTGAGCAGGGTAAAAGTTATGCTTTAACTGGAGTTTCTGGTAGCGGCAAATCTACTTTCTTACATATTCTGGGAGGACTTGATACTCCGACAGCAGGAGATCTGTTTTTTGATGAAGAAAATATAAAGAGTTTTTCACAAAAACGTAAAGAGAGTTTTTTAAACAAAGAGATTGGTTTTGTTTTTCAATTTCATTATTTAATTAATGAGTTTTCTGTTCTTGAAAATTTAATGGTTCCAGGTTTGATTTTTGGTGAAAATAGAAACTTTTGCAAACAAAGAGCAAAAGAGCTTTTAAGTTTTATGCAGCTTGAAAATGTAGAAAAAAAATATCCATTTGAACTTTCGGGTGGAGAGCTTCAAAGAGTTTCTGCTTTGCGTGCGTTATTTAATAAACCAAAATTTATTTTGGCGGATGAGCCTACGGGTAATTTAGATGCTCGTAATGCTGCAAAAATGGTGGATTTATTTTTGAAGTGCCAGCACGAGTGGGGTCTTGGGATAATAATTTGTTCGCATGATCCGGATGTGTATGATCGCATGGATACAATTTTTAAGTTGCATGAGGGCGTTTTGTCTGTTGCAAAAAAGTAA
- the lon gene encoding endopeptidase La — translation MEETKKQNMEKIPDKLPVIPTMDVVVFPHMIVPLLVLDEQIIKGIEESLENSKKVILLATREQADGYQGPIGVQDLHEIGTVASIMRLVKLPEGGIKILVQGIVRAEVKEILTDEEILFVKLKPIYLETKAEDANKTEAQMKNITSLIEQMSNSGKIFGPDSQIIISQMKDPEKIIDFTLSHLNLDTSASQDLLEEKNLSNLLEKIYLELTKKLEISKVQEKIQLNARDSINKSQREYYLREQLKAIQKELGDDVDSDLEIIKKRLEETPLSQEAYSEAYKQFKRLEKIPPDSMEYTVLRNYLDWVVSLPWGIYTKDNLNIINAKKILDDDHHGLEEIKDRILDFLSVKSLKEDCHTPILCLAGPPGVGKTSLGQSIAKSIGRKFCRLSVGGVHDESEIRGHRRTYVGSMPGRFIQAIKKAGSSNPLIMIDEIDKIGNDYKGDPSSALLEVLDPEQNNTFYDNYLGLSYDLSKVMFITTANDLSTIPAPLRDRMEIIELSGYTHNEKIEIAKKHLVKKSIKNYGLEEKHLKIDNDTIDQIVLNYTREAGVRQLERLIQKLCAKFARSIIEENKPLNFTPKNLAKFLGNPLIHHHNNSHKNRIGVSNGLAWTPYGGEVLQVETQLMPGSGKLILTGQLGDVMKESAQAALTYARAHADNFEIARKSFTEFDLHIHLPAGAIPKDGPSAGITLLSAILSALTCRPINGDFAMTGELNLQGEVLPIGGLKEKILAAKQEGMKYIIIPKSNAIDLEKLGEAKKGINIILVDNVSEVLDKVLMPKSIIA, via the coding sequence ATGGAAGAAACAAAAAAACAAAATATGGAAAAAATACCTGATAAACTTCCGGTTATACCAACGATGGATGTGGTAGTTTTTCCACATATGATAGTACCGCTTCTGGTACTCGACGAACAAATAATCAAAGGAATCGAAGAATCATTAGAAAATTCTAAAAAAGTAATTTTGCTCGCAACACGCGAACAAGCTGACGGTTACCAAGGACCAATAGGCGTCCAAGATTTACATGAAATTGGAACTGTAGCTTCTATTATGAGACTTGTAAAACTTCCCGAAGGTGGCATAAAAATTTTAGTACAAGGTATCGTAAGAGCTGAAGTCAAAGAAATATTAACAGATGAAGAAATTTTGTTCGTAAAGTTAAAACCAATTTATCTAGAAACCAAGGCCGAAGATGCTAACAAAACCGAAGCTCAAATGAAAAACATCACTTCTTTAATTGAGCAAATGAGCAACAGCGGTAAAATATTCGGACCAGATTCACAAATAATAATTTCACAAATGAAAGATCCTGAAAAGATTATAGATTTTACACTATCTCATCTGAACTTGGATACCAGCGCATCTCAAGATCTTTTAGAAGAAAAAAATTTATCAAATCTTTTAGAAAAAATTTATTTGGAATTAACCAAAAAACTTGAAATTTCAAAAGTCCAAGAAAAAATTCAGTTAAATGCTCGCGATTCTATAAACAAATCACAAAGAGAATATTATCTACGGGAACAACTAAAAGCAATCCAAAAAGAGCTCGGGGATGACGTTGATTCTGATCTTGAAATAATCAAAAAACGATTAGAAGAAACCCCTCTTTCACAAGAAGCATACAGCGAAGCATATAAACAATTTAAAAGACTTGAAAAAATACCACCTGACTCGATGGAATATACGGTTCTTAGAAATTATTTAGATTGGGTCGTTTCTCTTCCTTGGGGTATTTATACAAAAGATAATCTAAATATTATAAATGCCAAAAAAATATTAGATGATGATCACCATGGTCTAGAAGAAATAAAAGACAGAATTTTAGATTTTCTATCGGTAAAAAGCTTAAAAGAAGACTGTCATACTCCTATACTTTGCCTTGCAGGGCCTCCGGGCGTAGGTAAAACATCGCTTGGACAATCGATTGCAAAAAGTATCGGTCGTAAATTCTGCAGGCTTTCAGTTGGTGGGGTTCATGATGAATCTGAAATTCGTGGTCATAGAAGAACTTATGTCGGATCTATGCCAGGACGATTTATTCAAGCTATAAAAAAAGCTGGAAGCAGTAATCCTTTAATAATGATCGATGAAATAGACAAAATTGGAAATGATTACAAAGGAGATCCATCGTCTGCGTTACTTGAGGTTTTAGACCCAGAGCAAAACAACACGTTTTATGATAACTATCTTGGCTTATCTTACGATCTTTCAAAAGTTATGTTCATCACAACAGCAAACGATTTGTCCACTATCCCTGCACCGCTAAGAGATCGAATGGAAATAATCGAATTATCTGGTTATACACACAATGAAAAAATTGAAATTGCAAAAAAACATTTAGTTAAAAAATCAATAAAAAATTATGGCCTCGAAGAAAAACATTTAAAAATAGATAACGACACTATTGATCAGATAGTTTTAAACTATACAAGAGAAGCGGGCGTTCGCCAGCTTGAGCGACTTATCCAAAAATTATGTGCTAAATTTGCAAGATCTATCATAGAAGAAAATAAACCATTAAATTTCACACCTAAAAATCTTGCTAAGTTTTTGGGCAATCCGCTAATTCACCATCACAACAATAGTCACAAAAATAGAATCGGAGTTTCTAACGGACTTGCATGGACACCTTATGGTGGAGAAGTACTTCAAGTCGAAACGCAGCTCATGCCAGGAAGCGGAAAATTAATTTTGACAGGACAACTTGGAGATGTGATGAAGGAATCTGCACAAGCAGCTCTAACATATGCAAGAGCTCATGCCGACAACTTTGAAATAGCTCGAAAATCTTTCACCGAGTTTGACCTTCACATTCATCTACCTGCTGGGGCTATACCAAAAGATGGACCTTCCGCCGGAATAACATTGCTTTCTGCTATTCTTTCTGCATTAACATGCAGGCCAATAAATGGTGATTTCGCAATGACAGGCGAACTAAATCTCCAAGGTGAAGTTTTGCCAATCGGCGGATTAAAAGAAAAAATATTAGCAGCTAAACAAGAAGGAATGAAATATATCATTATTCCTAAATCAAATGCTATTGATCTAGAAAAACTAGGCGAAGCAAAGAAAGGGATAAATATTATTTTAGTAGATAATGTCTCCGAAGTTTTAGATAAGGTTTTAATGCCTAAATCTATAATTGCTTAA
- a CDS encoding carbohydrate kinase, whose amino-acid sequence MKILTIGGATQDIFLRCQEGADILRLTKKHFEEDYMIFKAGEKIEITDLIYTTGGGATNSAVSFKRLGFDTSCFCKIGDDFAGKEIVKDLKSEKINIANIKITKTNPTGSSFIINSLQGDRTIFAYRGANGFIEKKDFPLSSIKENDLIYITSLSHKSSKHFEEIVKFAKKENKFIAINPGISQLAEGVLTLRDSLKYIDILILNSSEAKTLMFSLAKSDVSYHKILDKLKKEYLPQTALADNQAYLLSTSIMHENLCFNLKTFFKETLKLGPKIVAVTDGAKGVYVATKNEIYYHPSIKTKIVDTLGAGDAFGSAFVGLYVKTKNIEKALVGGIINSSSVISYIGAKPGLLKEKELLIKLQNFKTKSLQKFKF is encoded by the coding sequence ATGAAAATTTTAACGATCGGCGGCGCAACTCAAGACATTTTTCTAAGATGCCAGGAAGGCGCAGACATTTTGCGTCTAACCAAAAAACATTTTGAAGAAGATTATATGATCTTCAAAGCTGGCGAAAAGATCGAAATAACAGATCTTATTTACACAACAGGAGGCGGAGCTACTAACTCTGCTGTTTCTTTCAAAAGACTTGGATTCGATACAAGCTGCTTTTGCAAAATAGGAGATGATTTCGCAGGCAAGGAAATAGTTAAAGATTTAAAATCAGAAAAAATAAATATCGCGAATATAAAAATTACAAAAACAAATCCCACCGGCTCATCTTTTATCATCAATTCACTTCAAGGCGATCGAACAATTTTTGCATACCGAGGAGCAAATGGTTTTATAGAAAAAAAGGATTTTCCCCTAAGCTCTATCAAGGAAAATGATTTAATCTACATCACATCATTAAGCCATAAATCTTCCAAGCATTTTGAGGAAATCGTAAAATTTGCAAAAAAAGAAAATAAATTCATCGCAATTAATCCCGGAATAAGTCAGCTAGCAGAAGGTGTTCTCACGCTCAGAGATTCTTTAAAATATATAGATATTTTGATTTTAAACAGCTCTGAGGCAAAAACCTTAATGTTCTCGCTTGCTAAATCAGATGTTAGTTACCACAAAATCTTGGATAAATTAAAAAAAGAATATTTACCCCAAACAGCGCTCGCTGATAATCAAGCATATCTACTCAGCACAAGCATAATGCACGAAAATTTATGTTTTAATCTAAAAACATTTTTCAAAGAAACATTAAAACTCGGCCCCAAAATCGTAGCTGTCACTGATGGCGCAAAAGGTGTTTATGTCGCTACAAAAAATGAAATCTATTATCACCCTAGCATCAAAACAAAAATCGTTGACACGCTAGGCGCAGGAGACGCTTTCGGTTCAGCGTTTGTAGGTTTATATGTAAAAACAAAAAATATAGAAAAAGCATTAGTCGGCGGAATAATAAACAGCTCTTCAGTAATAAGTTATATAGGCGCAAAACCTGGGCTTTTGAAAGAAAAAGAGCTTTTAATCAAGCTCCAAAATTTCAAAACTAAAAGTTTACAGAAATTTAAATTTTAA
- the mutL gene encoding DNA mismatch repair endonuclease MutL, translating to MNKIKVLPPQEALKIAAGEVVERPSSVIKELIENSLDAKSSVISIYIEDAGKKLIRIVDDGFGMSPQDAKICFLPHATSKITTVEDLNYLQSFGFRGEALAAISSVSKVTLTTRLKESQFPAIKLQYFEGTFKEEQEVAAADGTDLEICDLFYNTPARKKFLKQDETEWNQILNNFYAFSLSNIDVHFKLFRDGALQFNLPVVSDFKSRVAQIFGNNFAENLIDLNPKEIRDISFRGLISNHNFWRYNRSQIFFFVNGRYVKNSALGKALIKGYLNVLPQGRFPVGFIFINLENSSVDVNVHPRKEEVQFSKPQVVENLIFEGVRNSLENYVSSKISQSQNSLSQSESFTLKDNFINAENLTKEKIADFDKASKDKIFEKLNIYSSFERSFPKTESNANESSAVIFEENKLEIVKENMQQNKIDSVQKNVHNNFKIIGQLLDTYILLQQDENLVIVDQHAAHERILYEQFSKYFDLKDGIRLLFPEVISLSELQLELILKEANFLLEQGIEIEQIGKNQIAIKSAPPKVQSQSLKELILEIVSFIEENENLEKDLFYKKLNERVKSQMACKAAIKAGDKLSFEEMRNLLSQLQICPNRIICVHGRPTTWVINKNELEKNFKRRK from the coding sequence ATGAATAAAATTAAAGTTCTACCTCCTCAAGAAGCACTTAAAATAGCGGCAGGGGAAGTAGTTGAACGTCCATCAAGCGTTATCAAAGAATTAATTGAAAACTCTTTGGATGCTAAATCATCAGTAATTTCAATTTACATAGAAGATGCTGGCAAAAAACTTATCAGAATTGTTGACGATGGTTTTGGCATGTCACCTCAAGATGCAAAAATCTGTTTTTTACCACATGCAACAAGTAAAATAACAACGGTAGAAGATTTAAATTATTTGCAGTCTTTTGGGTTCAGGGGAGAAGCATTAGCGGCTATTTCTTCAGTAAGCAAAGTGACTCTTACCACAAGACTCAAAGAATCGCAATTTCCCGCCATTAAGTTGCAATATTTTGAAGGTACTTTCAAAGAAGAGCAAGAAGTTGCAGCTGCTGATGGTACAGATTTAGAAATTTGTGATCTTTTTTATAATACGCCAGCAAGAAAAAAATTTTTAAAACAAGATGAAACTGAATGGAATCAGATTTTAAATAATTTTTACGCATTTTCTTTGAGTAATATAGATGTGCATTTTAAATTATTTCGAGATGGGGCTTTGCAGTTTAATTTGCCTGTTGTTTCGGATTTCAAAAGTAGAGTTGCTCAAATATTTGGAAATAATTTTGCAGAAAATTTGATTGATCTAAATCCTAAGGAAATTAGAGATATTTCTTTTCGAGGTTTAATCTCAAATCATAATTTTTGGCGGTATAATCGCAGCCAAATATTCTTTTTTGTGAATGGTCGTTATGTAAAAAATTCAGCTCTTGGTAAAGCTCTTATCAAAGGTTATTTGAATGTTTTGCCTCAAGGGCGCTTCCCGGTCGGATTTATTTTTATCAATTTGGAAAATTCTTCTGTGGATGTGAATGTACATCCTCGTAAAGAAGAAGTGCAATTTTCAAAGCCACAAGTTGTTGAAAATTTAATTTTTGAAGGTGTAAGAAATTCGTTAGAAAATTATGTTTCAAGTAAAATTTCACAATCGCAAAACAGTTTGTCTCAATCTGAAAGCTTTACCTTAAAAGATAATTTTATAAATGCAGAAAATTTAACAAAGGAAAAAATTGCAGATTTTGATAAAGCTTCCAAAGATAAAATTTTCGAAAAACTAAACATTTATTCAAGTTTTGAGCGTTCTTTTCCAAAAACAGAATCTAATGCTAACGAAAGTAGCGCTGTGATTTTTGAAGAAAATAAGCTGGAAATTGTTAAAGAAAATATGCAACAAAACAAAATAGATTCTGTTCAAAAAAATGTTCATAACAATTTTAAAATTATAGGGCAATTATTAGATACTTATATTTTACTCCAGCAAGATGAAAACCTTGTGATTGTTGATCAACATGCGGCGCATGAGCGAATTTTATATGAACAATTTTCCAAATATTTTGATTTGAAAGACGGTATTAGACTTCTTTTCCCTGAAGTTATTTCATTAAGCGAACTACAATTAGAATTGATTTTGAAAGAGGCAAATTTTTTATTAGAGCAAGGAATTGAAATTGAGCAAATTGGAAAAAATCAGATTGCGATAAAATCTGCACCTCCAAAAGTTCAAAGTCAGTCTCTCAAAGAACTTATTTTAGAAATAGTTTCATTTATCGAAGAGAATGAGAATTTAGAAAAAGATTTGTTTTATAAAAAGCTCAATGAAAGAGTAAAATCTCAAATGGCTTGCAAGGCTGCGATAAAAGCTGGCGATAAATTATCTTTTGAAGAAATGCGGAATCTTTTGAGTCAACTTCAAATTTGCCCAAATCGCATAATTTGTGTTCATGGTAGGCCAACGACTTGGGTTATCAATAAAAATGAGTTAGAGAAGAATTTTAAGCGGCGTAAATAG